In Edaphobacter paludis, a single window of DNA contains:
- a CDS encoding NAD(P)-dependent alcohol dehydrogenase, with translation MSEIHGLAVHAAGAHLLPYKYDAGELQANEVEIKISHCGVCHSDIHLIDNDWGFSKYPFIPGHEIVGTVVAVGSGVVDRKTGDRVGVGWQADSCGVCEWCRQGDEHLCAKSQPTCVGRNGGYADRVRVNSRFAIPVPAVLESENVAPLLCAGITVYSPLRNHGVRPSSRVGVIGIGGLGHLGLQFAKAFGAEVTAFSTSKDKEAEARSLGAHHFLNTQDTGALKKVAGSFDFLLSTVSADQDWQGYVNALRPKGMLCVVGVPPSPIQIQAFSLLGAQRSISGSPTGSPRDLHEMLDVAARHGVKAITERFAMSKANDAVAKVKKNQVRYRAVLAN, from the coding sequence ATGAGTGAGATCCATGGTTTGGCTGTGCACGCGGCCGGTGCACATTTGCTGCCTTACAAGTACGATGCAGGTGAGTTGCAGGCAAATGAGGTGGAGATCAAGATCTCACACTGTGGGGTTTGCCATAGCGATATTCACCTGATCGATAACGACTGGGGATTCAGCAAGTATCCTTTCATCCCCGGCCATGAGATTGTTGGCACTGTTGTAGCGGTGGGTAGCGGCGTGGTTGACCGGAAAACAGGCGACAGGGTTGGGGTGGGCTGGCAGGCGGATAGTTGCGGAGTGTGCGAGTGGTGCCGGCAGGGGGATGAACATCTTTGCGCGAAGTCGCAGCCTACCTGCGTGGGGCGCAATGGCGGATACGCAGACCGCGTTCGCGTGAACTCCCGCTTTGCAATTCCCGTCCCGGCGGTGCTCGAGAGCGAGAACGTGGCCCCGTTGCTTTGCGCGGGAATTACGGTTTATAGTCCGCTTCGCAATCATGGGGTTCGTCCATCATCGCGGGTCGGCGTAATTGGGATTGGCGGACTGGGACATCTGGGACTTCAGTTTGCGAAGGCTTTCGGCGCGGAGGTAACGGCGTTTTCAACCTCGAAGGACAAAGAGGCGGAGGCGCGGTCGCTTGGGGCGCATCATTTTTTGAACACGCAGGACACGGGCGCTTTGAAGAAGGTCGCGGGATCGTTTGATTTTCTGCTTTCGACGGTCAGCGCAGATCAGGACTGGCAAGGGTATGTGAATGCGCTGCGTCCCAAGGGAATGCTCTGCGTGGTCGGTGTTCCGCCGTCGCCGATTCAGATACAGGCGTTTTCGCTGCTTGGAGCGCAGAGGTCTATTTCGGGAAGTCCGACGGGCAGCCCGCGTGACCTGCACGAGATGCTGGATGTGGCAGCTCGGCATGGCGTGAAGGCCATCACCGAGCGCTTTGCGATGAGCAAAGCCAACGATGCGGTGGCCAAGGTGAAGAAGAACCAGGTGCGGTACAGAGCGGTTCTGGCCAACTAA